TGGGGAACCAGCAAACGCGTGTTGTCGTTGTGGTCGATGGGTGTGAATCAATCAACAGAAGGCACAGCAAAAGTACGCAGCATCATTAATTTGCATTTAATGACAGGGCAAATTGGTAAACCTGGATGTGGTCCATTTTCGCTCACCGGTCAACCGAATGCAATGGGCGGGCGCGAAGTCGGAGGCTTGTGTAATTTATTACCAGGATATCGTCACGTGCAAAATGCCCAAGATCGAGCAGAAGTCGAGCAATTTTGGGGCGTTCCCGCTGGCAGAATTTCACCACACTGGGGGCGGACTGCGTGGGAGATGATTACAGGGTTAGAAACTGGAGATGTCGGCTTGCTATGGATTGTCGCCACGAATCCAGCAGTGAGTTTACCTGATATCAAACGCACGCAAGCTGCATTACTGCGATCGCCGTTTACTGTGTATCAAGATGCTTACTATCCCACCGAAACCGCTGCGTATGCGCACTTACTCCTCCCAGCGGCGCAATGGGGTGAAAAAACTGGCACAATGACGAATTCTGAACGCGTTGTCACCTTATGTAAGGCGTTTCGTCCGCCTGTAGGGGAAGCCAAGCCAGATTGGGAAATTGTCGCCGAAGTTGGACGACGTTTAGGATTTGCCGATAAGTTTCCTTTTACAAACTCGGCGGAAGTTTTTGCAGAGTACGTGCAGTTAACGCGCGATCGCTCTTGCGATATGACGGGGATAAGTCACGCCAAGTTAGCCCAATCTCCCCTACAATGGCCTTGTCCCGATACATGGGCAAACAACAATTCTAAAAGGCTTTACACCGATTTGCGGTTTGCGACACCTGATGGACGCGCGCGATTTAGTGCTTATCACTCCAAGGGACTTGCCGAACCCCCGAATAGTGAGTATCCTTTTGTACTCACAAATGGGAGATTATACGGGCACTGGCACACGCAGACACGCACAGGCAGAATTGAGAAAATTCAGCAGATGCATCCGCAGCCGTTTATTGAGATTCATCCCCGCGATGCAGCAAAACTAGAGATTCAAGAACATGATTTAGTCGAAGTGCGATCGCGACGTGGAAAAGCACAATTTCCAGCAAAAGTAACAAAAGCAATTTCACCAGGGACACTTTTTGTTCCGATGCATTGGGGCGCACTTTGGGGCGATGAAACCGAAGCTAACGCACTAACCCACCCTGAATGCGATCCTGACTCGCATCAACCCGAACTCAAAGCTTGTGCGGTACAACTTTCTTTAGTTGTCCAGAAAACTAATATCAACCAAACTGAAGCATATCCGCAGTACCCCCGCCAATTCCTACCCACTGCTTTCTAATTCTTGCTTTTCCCTATTTTTTAACACCATGTGGTAATATAATAATAAAAACAAAAGCGCTAAATTTTTGTCATCCTTACCTATGCCTACGAAGTCGCCTAAAAAGTCAGTTACTGCGCAAGAAAAAACCGAAGAGTGTGGTATTTCTAAACTCTCCCCTGAAGCGCTAGGCTTGATGGCAGAATTCTTCAAAGTTTTGTCAGAGGTGAGTCGGTTGCAAATTGTGTGTTCCTTAAAAACTGGTCCTAAGAATGTCACTGAAATCATTGCAGAAACAGAATTAGGACAGGCAAATGTCTCAAAGCATTTAAAAATGCTCACCCAAGCAGGCATTGTGGCACGGGAACAGCGTGGTGTATGCGTTTATTACCAAATTGCTAATCCACTTCTGTTTGAATTGTGCGATTTAGTTTGCAATACTTTGATCGCGCAAGTAGAACAGCAAAGTTTACAGCTACAGCAACTGTCATCATTACGCAAGAACGGTTAGTTTTTTTTTGAGAAGGTAGATTCTAATCTACCTTCTTTTGTGATTTACCGTCGGACAAGCTTGTTAATAGGCTTGAGAATATCGGCTTCAAAGCCTTTACCCTTGAGCATTCGATTCCAGTACAACCAAGGTAGTACGCGTGCTTTAGCTAAATACATTGAATAGCGTTCCTGTGTGGGGTCGAGGGGAAAAGATGGCGCTAATTTACCGCCATAGGCAAACTCTGCCATAATCGCAGAGTTATAGCCAGTGATTAAAGGACAACAAGTATAGCCGTCGTACTTGGCTGACAATGGTTTAGAGCGAATCAACGCTAGCAAGTTTTGTACGGCAACAGGAGCTTGTTTGCGTGCTGCTGCTGCTGTTTTGGACGTAGGTAAAGATGACGCATCACCTAAGGCAAAGACGTTAGCATAGCGCGTATGTTGCAATGTCTCTTTATCTACCTCTACCCAACCACCTGCTCCCGCAAGTGGGCTGTGTTTAATAAAATCTGGCGCACTCATTGGGGGAGCTACATGAATCATGTCATAGTGAAGACTAACTTCTTCTGTACCGCTATCTGTAGTTACTGCAAAGATAGCTTCTTGAGTATCTGCCTTAATTTCTTTCAGGTTGTGCTTAAATTTGGTTACAATCTGCCGTCGCGCTACTACTTTGTCTAAAGAGGCAGAATATTCTGGAACAGAAAACATTGATGCACCAGCCGTGCAAAACATAACGGTGGTATCCACTTTGTTGCTTTTGAAAATATCATCTGCTAGGTACATGACCTTCTGAGGGGCACCACCACATTTGATTGGAGTGGCAGGATGGGTGAAAATGGCATTGCCGCCCTTAAAGTTTTTGATGATTTCCCAAGTGTAGGGAGCATAGTCTTTGGAGTAGTTACTCGTGACTCCATTTTTTCCGAGTGCTTCTTTCAACCCTTTGATCAAATGCCAATCGATTTGAATTCCTGGACACACAACTAGGTAATCGTATTCAATTTCATTTCCCTCTTGTGTAATGACAATGTTGCGATCAGGTTCTAGTTTTGCTACGCGGTTTTGAATCCAGGTTGCGCCTTTGGGAATGACTGCTTTTTCATCTCGAATAAACTTGGAAATGGGTGCAATACCTCCACCAACAAGCGTCCATCCAGGTTGGTAGTAGTGTTTGTCAGAAGGTTCGATAATAGCAACGTCGAGCGCGCGATCGCGCTTGAGCAGTTGAGCCGCAACAGTAATGCCAGCAGCGCCGCCTCCGACAATGACAATTTGATGATGTTTGACAGGTAGCGCAGTTGTATCGTTCGACGAGAGGTTTTGGGTTGTCAGGTGAGATTGTTGAATATTTTGAGTTTTTTGTGCAGTGGGTGACACGGTAATTCCTCGAATTCTATGAAGTGCAGAGTGAGAAGCTATAAGGTTAATGAAATAATTTACTAACTACCCTACTATATAACTTATACTACCATCTGATAATATGATGCTGCTTCTCAACAAATACTTACAACTAATATTATTATTTAACAAAATTTGTTAGCATCTTATATTACCATATGATAATCTAATGAAATAACATGGTAATACATTAAAGCTTTGAGGCTCATGAAGTGATAGTTGCTGGCTATTTAACTTTTTTTTCAATCATTGTGGTGGCTACCATTCTGTTTGTGGCAAGCGACACGTGAAGCCTCTACCCCAGCTATTGCCTGAATCATGTTTACGTTTAATTAGGATCAAAAATTATGCTGTTTCGCCAACTATTCGACCAAGACACATGGACGTACACTTACTTAATTGCTGATCCTCAGACGCGGGAGGCAGCACTTGTCGATCCAGTCATTGAGAAAGTCGAACGAGATTTTCAGCTGCTTAAGGAATTGGGGCTAAAGTTGAAATTCTGTATAGAAACACACGTGCATGCTGACCATATTACAGGCACCGGAAAACTTCGCGAACTGACAAACTGTGAAGGAATTGTTCCAGAGAATGCTCAAGTTTCCTGTGCTAGTCGTCTCATCAAGCATGGAGATGTATTGCAAGTAGGCAACATTAAAATTCAAGCGATCGCAACTCTAGGGCACACAGATAGTCACATGGCATATTTGGTCAATGGTGACAGAGTGCTCACAGGCGATGCACTGTTTATTCGGGGATGCGGACGTACCGATTTTCAAAGCGGAGATCCAGGCACTTTATACGACTTTGTCACGCAAAACTTATTTACTTTACCTGACGAAACGCTTGTTTATCCAGGACATGACTACCGCGGACAAACAGTTTCTACCATTGGTGAAGAAAAGCAATGGAACCCGCGATTCGCAGGACGTACGCGAGATCAGTTCATTGAATTGATGAATAATTTAAACCTGCCCAATCCCAAAAAGATTATGGAAGCAGTTCCGGCAAACGAACAATGTGGTCAAGTTGCCATTGCCAGTAGTTAAGTTTGAAACCCAATCTAAATAACAAGATTAAGTCTCCTTCAGTTGCATTTGTTTTTACCCACTTACTGAAATCAATACTAAGGAAAATTGAATGACAAGTACGCCTGAAAAGCAATTAACCAATCGCCGCGATCGCTTAAAAACTATTGACGTACATACTCTCAAACAGTTACTTGATCGCCAAGCTGTCAATTTAGTAGATGTTCGCGAACCTGCTGAAAACGCCAGAGAAAAAATTCCAGGTTCAGTGTTGATGCCCTTATCAAACTTCAACCCAGCTGATGTACCATTTGCACCTGAAAAGCCTACTGTACTCTACTGTCGTACAGGAAATCGCTCAGCACAAGCGGCACAAAAATTGTTTGCCGCTGGCGTCAACGAAGTAGAACATTTGGAAGGTGGATTAACAGCGTGGATAGAAGCAGGCTATCCGACTCAAGTGAATAAGAAAGCACCCATTAGTCTGATGCGGCAGGTACAAATTGTTGCAGGTTCGCTTGTCCTCATTGGCACTTTACTTGGAGCATTTGTCTCTTTGTGGTTCTTACTTTTGAGCGGGTTTGTGGGTGCTGGATTAATGTTTGCCGGAATTACAGATACCTGTGCATTAGGAATGCTACTTGCCAAGATGCCTTGGAATCAAAGAACTTACCGTTAACTATTATGCATCCAAAACATTGCTCACTTTAGAGAGCTTACAAGGAACAATATATCAATGTTAATCGCCATTGTTGGGCACTTACTGGCAATTTGTATTGGCATCAGTCTCGGTTTAATTGGTGGTGGCGGCTCAATTCTTGCAGCACCTATTCTTATTTATGTTATGTCAGTTCCACCACAATCGGCGTTTGCTATGACGCTGGTGATTGTTGGTTTCGCGAGTGTAATTGGTGCTATTCCACATTGGAGGCAAGGAAATGTTAATTTAAACACAGTTATTTTGTTTTCACCCGCAGCGATGCTGGGAGCCTATTTAGGGGCGCGGCTTGTATCACTTCCATTTATTACCCCTACCATTCAACTTATTACCTTTGGAGTGGTGATGC
This window of the Chroogloeocystis siderophila 5.2 s.c.1 genome carries:
- a CDS encoding NAD(P)/FAD-dependent oxidoreductase, translated to MSPTAQKTQNIQQSHLTTQNLSSNDTTALPVKHHQIVIVGGGAAGITVAAQLLKRDRALDVAIIEPSDKHYYQPGWTLVGGGIAPISKFIRDEKAVIPKGATWIQNRVAKLEPDRNIVITQEGNEIEYDYLVVCPGIQIDWHLIKGLKEALGKNGVTSNYSKDYAPYTWEIIKNFKGGNAIFTHPATPIKCGGAPQKVMYLADDIFKSNKVDTTVMFCTAGASMFSVPEYSASLDKVVARRQIVTKFKHNLKEIKADTQEAIFAVTTDSGTEEVSLHYDMIHVAPPMSAPDFIKHSPLAGAGGWVEVDKETLQHTRYANVFALGDASSLPTSKTAAAARKQAPVAVQNLLALIRSKPLSAKYDGYTCCPLITGYNSAIMAEFAYGGKLAPSFPLDPTQERYSMYLAKARVLPWLYWNRMLKGKGFEADILKPINKLVRR
- a CDS encoding MBL fold metallo-hydrolase; this translates as MLFRQLFDQDTWTYTYLIADPQTREAALVDPVIEKVERDFQLLKELGLKLKFCIETHVHADHITGTGKLRELTNCEGIVPENAQVSCASRLIKHGDVLQVGNIKIQAIATLGHTDSHMAYLVNGDRVLTGDALFIRGCGRTDFQSGDPGTLYDFVTQNLFTLPDETLVYPGHDYRGQTVSTIGEEKQWNPRFAGRTRDQFIELMNNLNLPNPKKIMEAVPANEQCGQVAIASS
- a CDS encoding ArsR/SmtB family transcription factor produces the protein MPTKSPKKSVTAQEKTEECGISKLSPEALGLMAEFFKVLSEVSRLQIVCSLKTGPKNVTEIIAETELGQANVSKHLKMLTQAGIVAREQRGVCVYYQIANPLLFELCDLVCNTLIAQVEQQSLQLQQLSSLRKNG
- a CDS encoding molybdopterin oxidoreductase family protein, producing MTDTTKTLCPYCGVGCGLEVSPPAQLGKAINRDGQGDPIWKVKGDRNHPSSQGMVCVKGATIAEAIDKNRLRYPMLRDSLDEPFRRVSWDEAYECIVHRIQSVCATQGADAVCMYGSGQMQTEDYYVAQKLLKGCLGTNNFDSNSRLCMSSAVAGYVQSLGADGPPCCYEDLDLTDCAFIIGSNAAECHPIVFNRLQKHHKKNHNVVKMIVVDPRRTPTAEVADLHLAIHPGTDIDLLNGIAHLLLRWGYFESEFVSECTANFPAFAEVIPHYPPEVVAKRCGIAVEDLETAARYWGTSKRVLSLWSMGVNQSTEGTAKVRSIINLHLMTGQIGKPGCGPFSLTGQPNAMGGREVGGLCNLLPGYRHVQNAQDRAEVEQFWGVPAGRISPHWGRTAWEMITGLETGDVGLLWIVATNPAVSLPDIKRTQAALLRSPFTVYQDAYYPTETAAYAHLLLPAAQWGEKTGTMTNSERVVTLCKAFRPPVGEAKPDWEIVAEVGRRLGFADKFPFTNSAEVFAEYVQLTRDRSCDMTGISHAKLAQSPLQWPCPDTWANNNSKRLYTDLRFATPDGRARFSAYHSKGLAEPPNSEYPFVLTNGRLYGHWHTQTRTGRIEKIQQMHPQPFIEIHPRDAAKLEIQEHDLVEVRSRRGKAQFPAKVTKAISPGTLFVPMHWGALWGDETEANALTHPECDPDSHQPELKACAVQLSLVVQKTNINQTEAYPQYPRQFLPTAF
- a CDS encoding rhodanese-like domain-containing protein yields the protein MTSTPEKQLTNRRDRLKTIDVHTLKQLLDRQAVNLVDVREPAENAREKIPGSVLMPLSNFNPADVPFAPEKPTVLYCRTGNRSAQAAQKLFAAGVNEVEHLEGGLTAWIEAGYPTQVNKKAPISLMRQVQIVAGSLVLIGTLLGAFVSLWFLLLSGFVGAGLMFAGITDTCALGMLLAKMPWNQRTYR